A portion of the Cryptomeria japonica chromosome 5, Sugi_1.0, whole genome shotgun sequence genome contains these proteins:
- the LOC131033594 gene encoding U11/U12 small nuclear ribonucleoprotein 48 kDa protein: MNPPPLAMLSSTSNLNSNQNYSPAPVNTNENYLPASANNQYVQNPNPNANAMQNYSSAPVNTNQNYSPAPVNTNQNYLQASGNNQYIQIPNPNANLPPFIPRPYFNNNGNSIMLPLSFSGNALAHSDFSPSSGSFPFTPQKNPSSQNQNNPNSQSTNDTNNQTLHHPNFQNQNNPNSQNPNNPNAQTLNYPNTPYPNNLATQNHDNPNSSILHTLNMEETIGVFKDLISHAESTLKQIANLVNLNSTSDCSGEFSACPFDCRHRMPPEHLFRHSLSCPASPAMVDVEILSRLRYPKTLKWEKDLIAHETPLFSDMSSCNSEDLCISIEEEEGFSDSDFFYKDALGVVNSFQREIRKTFELPRILSKECAENENINGNVSLSVICDMTGVVLLPSEYWSLRREVEGWTDFPSRYSFIALEAAMGLGRFKEYEIVKWVLLNSPTYGIIIDLPMAQHIVLLLKLCLRAILRETNGIYQREKEKKSLSDENKRDIGKLIYSINTESISQTDYFDCPVLLESAAWLALQMSILYGQACGRGLVIGMLRHSFLCAGNAVSCLTVHNEQQISKLLEHSSEVLSSVGESDGKVNVNVNSDDSGKIYSSTEKDLFKFSCDMSSEVGHRDKFEQKDGLISESRVFVSQVAAAVSALQERFFLEERIRGLRHTRRLSKFQLLAEHDNAVKKAVAEREKRLDYKPILEHDGLVWQRSSYQNSNKHKTMEELLAERRDYRRRRMSYRGKKVKRTPSQVLHDIIEGHMEEIELAGGIGCFVKGASETQQIATESIPSDGVARSMQQFGSTDSFFSNKGDGLSFRSKSGKMDMDLERTRFGKSRSSHMPSHKFSDDHNKLNKHEHQTRNDYAQDDDIDKHYRDNMLHDDVSHYSGSPLDKRLVQGYETRYDSRSHDRKPDSFLSNRSDRLSLRNNSGNMDSDLERTGFNKSRSSHMPSHGHLDDLNKMDKCDDNAQDDDKAKHYSANMFRDDGVSHHSGATLDKRFVQGYETRYDSRSHDRKHNSVFSDKRDILSFKSNSDRMDPERMGFSKSRSSHMPSHSSSDDCDRMDKHEHQKRNDHAQNNDNDKHYSANLFHDEDAHHYSGSALDKRFLDGCETRYDSRSHDRKPESHLHKERNSRRSHHRSESRYRSESRQRSRSQERKQKGVDGKYEKNSSTDRY; the protein is encoded by the exons ATGAATCCTCCTCCTCTCGCAATGCTCAGCTCAACTTCTAATTTAAATTCGAATCAGAACTATTCGCCAGCACCTGTAAATACAAATGAGAACTATTTGCCAGCATCTGCAAATAATCAGTATGTTCAAAACCCCAACCCGAATGCCAATGCAATGCAGAACTATTCGTCGGCACCTGTAAATACAAATCAGAACTATTCGCCAGCACCTGTAAATACAAATCAGAACTATTTGCAAGCATCTGGAAATAATCAGTATATTCAAATTCCCAACCCTAATGCCAATCTCCCGCCATTTATCCCCAGGCCATACTTCAACAATAACGGCAATTCAATTATGCTTCCTCTATCATTTTCTGGAAATGCTTTAGCGCATTCAGATTTTTCCCCCTCCAGCGGTTCATTTCCATTCACCCCTCAAAAAAACCCAAGTTCCCAAAACCAAAATAACCCAAATAGCCAAAGCACAAACGATACAAACAACCAAACCTTACATCACccaaattttcaaaatcaaaataaccCAAATAGCCAAAACCCTAATAACCCAAATGCTCAAACCCTAAACTATCCAAATACTCCATACCCGAATAACTTAGCTACCCAAAATCATGACAACCCAAATTCCTCAATTCTACATACCCTAAATATGGAGGAGACTATTGGGGTTTTCAAAGATTTAATCTCACACGCAGAATCAACCTTGAAGCAAATAGCCAATCTGGTGAATCTGAATAGTACGTCTGATTGCAGTGGAGAATTTTCAGCATGCCCATTTGATTGCCGTCATCGAATGCCTCCAGAACACCTCTTTCGGCATTCACTTTCGTGCCCTGCATCTCCTGCAATGGTGGACGTGGAGATTCTGTCCAGACTAAGGTACCCTAAAACCCTAAAATGGGAGAAGGATTTAATTGCACACGAAACACCATTGTTTAGTGACATGTCTAGTTGTAATTCAGAAGATCTCTGCATTTCCATAGAAGAGGAGGAGGGGTTCTCAGATAGTGATTTTTTCTACAAGGATGCCCTGGGTGTGGTAAATTCATTTCAGAGGGAGATTAGAAAAACTTTTGAGTTGCCCAGGATTTTATCTAAGGAATGTGCAGAGAACGAGAATATAAATGGCAATGTTTCGCTCTCAGTAATATGTGACATGACTGGTGTGGTACTCCTTCCTTCTGAATATTGGTCTTTAAGGAGAGAAGTGGAAGGATGGACAGATTTCCCTTCGAGATACTCCTTCATAGCACTTGAGGCTGCAATGGGATTAGGGAGGTTTAAGGAGTATGAGATTGTTAAGTGGGTACTTCTGAATTCTCCTACTTATGGTATCATAATTGATTTGCCGATGGCTCAGCATATAGTCCTTCTTTTGAAGCTTTGCCTAAGAGCCATTTTGCGAGAAacaaatgggatttaccagagagagaaagagaagaaaagtttATCTGATGAAAATAAGAGAGATATCGGCAAATTGATTTATTCCATTAATACAGAATCGATCAGTCAAACTGATTATTTTGACTGCCCTGTTCTGCTTGAAAGTGCAGCATGGCTGGCTTTGCAGATGTCTATTTTATATGGTCAGGCATGTGGCAGAGGTTTGGTTATTGGCATGCTCCGGCATTCTTTTCTTTGTGCTGGTAATGCAGTCTCATGCCTTACTGTCCATAATGAGCAACAAATTAGCAAATTGTTAGAACATTCATCAGAAGTCTTGAGCAGTGTAGGTGAATCTGATGGAAAAGTAAATGTAAACGTGAATTCAGATGACAGTGGAAAAATTTATTCAAGTACAGAAAAGGATCTATTTAAGTTTAGTTGTGACATGAGCTCAGAGGTTGGACATAGAGATAAATTTGAACAAAAGGATGGACTGATTTCGGAGAGCAGGGTGTTTGTGTCTCAGGTCGCTGCAGCAGTTTCTGCCCTGCAGGAGCGATTTTTTTTGGAGGAAAGAATCAGAGGACTGAGGCATACAAGAAGACTTTCAAAGTTTCAGCT ATTAGCTGAACATGACAATGCTGTAAAGAAGGCAGTTGCTGAGCGAGAAAAGCGCTTGGATTATAAACCCATACTTGAGCATGATGGCCTTGTTTGGCAGCGTTCTTCTTATCAG AACTCCAACAAGCATAAAACCATGGAAGAATTATTAGCTGAGAGACGAGATTATAGGCGCCGGAGAATGTCATATCGTGGTAAAAAGGTCAAACGAACTCCATCACAG GTGCTACATGATATAATCGAGGGCCACATGGAAGAAATTGAGTTAGCAGGAGGCATTGGTTGTTTTGTAAAGGGAGCATCTGAAACACAACAAATTGCAACAGAGTCCATTCCTTCAGATGGGGTAGCTAGGAGTATGCAGCAGTTTGGGAGTACTGATTCTTTCTTTTCTAACAAGGGTGATGGATTGTCTTTCAGAAGCAAATCTGGTAAGATGGATATGGATCTCGAGAGGACGAGATTTGGCAAGTCCAGAAGTTCTCACATGCCTTCACATAAATTTTCTGATGATCATAACAAATTGAATAAGCATGAGCATCAGACAAGGAATgattatgctcaggatgatgatattgacaaacaTTATCGTGACAACATGCTCCATGATGATGTTTCCCATTATTCTGGCTCTCCTTTGGATAAAAGATTGGTACAGGGTTATGAAACTAGATATGACAGCAGATCACATGATAGGAAGCCGGATTCTTTTCTATCTAACAGAAGTGATAGGTTGTCTCTCAGAAACAATTCTGGTAACATGGATTCAGATCTGGAGCGGACAGGATTTAACAAGTCCAGGAGTTCTCATATGCCTTCACACGGTCATCTTGATGATCTCAATAAAATGGATAAGTGTGATGATAATGCTCAGGATGATGACAAGGCCAAACACTATAGTGCCAACATGTTCCGTGATGATGGTGTTTCCCATCATTCTGGTGCTACTTTGGACAAAAGATTTGTACAGGGGTATGAAACTAGATATGACAGCAGATCACATGACAGGAAGCACAATTCTGTCTTTTCTGACAAGAGAGATATATTATCTTTCAAAAGCAATTCTGATAGGATGGATCCGGAGAGGATGGGATTTAGCAAATCCAGAAGTTCTCATATGCCTTCACATAGTTCTTCTGATGATTGTGACAGAATGGATAAGCATGAGCATCAGAAGAGGAATGATCATGCTCAGAATAATGATAATGACAAACATTATAGTGCCAACCTGTTCCATGATGAAGATGCTCACCATTATTCTGGCTCTGCTTTGGATAAAAGATTCTTAGATGGGTGTGAAACTAGATATGATAGCAGATCACATGATAGGAAGCCTGAAAGTCACTTACACAAAGAAAGGAATTCTAGGAGATCTCATCACAGAAGTGAAAGCAGGTACAGAAGTGAAAGCAGGCAAAGAAGCAGGTCACAAGAAAGAAAACAGAAGGGCGTGGATGGCAAGTATGAGAAAAACAGTTCAACTGATAGGTATTAA